Proteins from one Porites lutea chromosome 3, jaPorLute2.1, whole genome shotgun sequence genomic window:
- the LOC140931105 gene encoding uncharacterized protein, protein MKYQCKKCGKCFSIAGNLKRHERLHNGETPYQCKQCGHCFREAANLRNHERIHIGEKPYECKQCGKSFSRTENLKSHERVHTGEKPYKCKKCGKCFGRAGDLNKHKRTHNKEKPYQCKQCGKCFSEAGSLRCHERVHTGEKPYECKQCGKCFSIVGNLRRHEKFHSGERPYQCKQCGHCFREAANLRSHELIHTGEKPYECKKCGKCFRHSGSLRNHKRIHTGEKPYECKQCGMCFSQLSGLREHDRVHTGEKPYECKKCGKCFGRAADLRRHKRGHNKEKPFQCKQCGKCFSESWYVVVHERVHTGEKPYKCKECGKCFRESSFLRNHEKVHTGEKPYCCKTCGKYFSLLGNLRRHERVHNGEKPFQCKQCGKCFSNAGSLRYHDRVHSGEKPYECKQCGKRFRTSNHLRQHDMVHSGEKPYCCKTCGKCFSLAGNLRTHRKRVHSGEKRYQCKQCNKFFSVVSSLRAHEKVHTCEKPFECKQCGKCFSLAGNLRRHEKVHTGEKPYECDQCDKCFSDSSHLKRHKRVHAGEKPHQCKQCNKSFRRPEHLRAHEIIHYGRPFDCKQCGKIFRYASSLKKHTCKGVQTGGTRYQCKLCTCIFSCAGDLVEHGKIHKKNKLPDSTINLRTRRIASGSTNYDSENQLSVSAAGCSESSQVEKHSCWICQEEMSSEALLLEHYQNHMRYVTEDT, encoded by the coding sequence ATGAAATATCAGTGTAAaaagtgtggcaagtgttttagcatAGCAGGCAACCTAAAGAGACATGAAAGACTGCATAATGGTGAGACGCCTTATCAATGCAAACAGTGTGGGCATTGCTTTAGAGAAGCTGCTAACCTAAGGAATCATGAGCGGATCCACATTGGAgagaagccttatgaatgtaaacagtgtggcaagtctTTTAGCCGAACAGAAAACTTAAAGAGTCATGAAAGGGTTcatactggggaaaagccttataaatgtaaaaagtgtggaAAGTGTTTTGGCCGAGCGGGAGACCTCAACAAACATAAAAGAACACATAACAAAGAGAAGCCTTATCAGTGcaaacaatgtggcaagtgttttagcgaaGCAGGGAGCCTAAGATGTCATGAAAGAGTCCACACTGGCGAAAAACCTTATGAAtgcaaacagtgtggcaagtgttttagcatAGTAGGAAACCTAAGAAGACATGAAAAATTCCATAGTGGAGAGAGGCCTTATCAATGCAAACAGTGTGGCCATTGCTTTAGAGAAGCTGCTAACCTAAGGAGTCATGAGCTGATCCACACTGGAGAGAAGCCTTATGAATGCAAaaagtgtggcaagtgttttagacATTCAGGAAGCCTTAGGAATCATAAAAGGATCcacactggagaaaagccttatgaatgtaaacagtgtggaatGTGTTTCAGCCAGTTAAGTGGCCTTAGGGAGCATGACAGGGTTCACACTGGAGAGAAGCCTTATGAATGCAAAAAGTGTGGAAAGTGTTTTGGCCGAGCAGCAGACCTCAGAAGACATAAAAGAGGGCATAACAAAGAGAAGCCTTTTCAGtgcaaacagtgtggcaagtgtttcagTGAATCATGGTATGTAGTTGTCCATGAAAGGGTAcacactggagaaaagccttataaatgtaaagagtgtggcaagtgtttcagAGAATCAAGTTTCCTTAGAAATCATGAGAAGgttcacactggagaaaagccCTACTGTTGTAAAACGTGTGGCAAGTATTTTAGTCTACTAGGAAACCTTAGAAGACATGAAAGAGTGCATAATGGTGAGAAGCCTTTTCAGTGcaaacaatgtggcaagtgttttagcaaTGCAGGAAGCCTAAGATATCATGACAGAGTCCACTCTGGAGAAAAACCTTATGAAtgcaaacagtgtggcaagCGTTTCAGAACATCAAATCACCTTAGGCAGCACGACATGGTACACTCTGGGGAAAAGCCCTATTGTTGTAAAacgtgtggcaagtgttttagtctaGCAGGCAACCTGAGAACACATCGAAAAAGAGTTCATAGTGGAGAGAAACGCTATCAGTGCAAACAGTGCAACAAGTTTTTTAGTGTAGTATCATCTTTAAGAGCCCATGAAAAAGTTCACACTTGTGAAAAGCcctttgaatgtaaacagtgtggcaagtgttttagtttagcaggaaacctaaggaggCATGAAAAAgtccacactggggaaaagccttatgaatgtgaTCAGTGTGACAAGTGTTTTAGCGATTCAAGTCACCTAAAGAGACACAAAAGAGTTCATGCTGGAGAGAAGCCTCATCAATGTAAACAGTGTAATAAGTCCTTTAGGCGACCAGAACACTTAAGGGCACATGAAATAATCCACTATGGAAGACCATTTGACTGTAAACAGTGTGGTAAGATTTTTAGGTATGCTTCCTCTTTGAAAAAGCATACATGTAAGGGAGTCCAAACTGGGGGAACACGTTATCAGTGCAAGCTGTGCACTTGTATCTTCAGCTGTGCTGGGGACTTAGTGGAACATGGCAAGATCCATAAGAAAAACAAGCTGCCTGACAGCACTATCAATCTACGGACACGCCGGATAGCAAGTGGTTCAACAAATTATGACAGTGAAAATCAACTATCTGTATCTGCTGCAGGGTGCTCTGAGTCAAGCCAAGTTGAAAAACACAGCTGTTGGATTTGTCAGGAGGAGATGAGCAGTGAGGCACTACTTCTTGAACATTATCAAAATCATATGAGATATGTTACCGAGGACACTTAA